One part of the Pelagicoccus sp. SDUM812003 genome encodes these proteins:
- a CDS encoding ATP-dependent Clp protease proteolytic subunit — MPYYLPNVIENTGRGERSMDIYSRLLKDRIVFIGTPINDEIANAIIAQLLFLQMEDPKKDINVYINSPGGSVTSGMAIYDTMNFLSCEVSTWCIGMAASMGTILLAGGTKGKRYALPNSRVMIHQPSGGAGGQASDISIQAKEIIRWRETLNAVLAEKTGQSVERIQKDSDRDYWMTSPEALEYGVIDHVYYGNNKPEAK, encoded by the coding sequence GTGCCCTACTATCTACCAAACGTCATAGAGAACACTGGCCGAGGCGAGCGGAGTATGGATATCTACTCCCGCTTGCTCAAGGACCGCATCGTTTTTATCGGTACGCCGATCAACGACGAGATCGCAAACGCGATCATCGCCCAGCTGCTCTTCCTGCAGATGGAAGACCCGAAAAAGGACATCAATGTCTACATCAACTCCCCTGGCGGCAGCGTCACCAGCGGGATGGCGATCTACGACACCATGAACTTTCTCAGCTGCGAGGTTTCCACCTGGTGCATCGGCATGGCGGCCAGCATGGGCACGATTCTGCTGGCGGGTGGTACCAAAGGCAAGCGCTACGCGTTGCCGAACAGCCGCGTCATGATTCACCAGCCATCGGGCGGAGCGGGAGGTCAAGCCTCCGACATCTCCATCCAAGCCAAGGAAATCATTCGCTGGCGCGAAACGTTGAATGCTGTACTGGCGGAGAAAACTGGCCAGTCTGTCGAGCGAATCCAGAAAGATTCCGATCGCGACTATTGGATGACTTCTCCGGAAGCTCTCGAGTACGGCGTCATCGACCACGTCTACTACGGGAACAACAAGCCGGAAGCCAAGTAG